The genome window ATTCTTCTATCCCAGAACTGATGCAGCAATTGATAGATGCTGGAGCAGAAGCCTTGTACGGCCACACTGAGTATGAACTACGTGAGTGTGTGCGTGATCGTAAGGTCAGCGATACCTTCGCCAATGCGGGTAAAGCCTGTTTTTGGTTTGACCGCAAAGCCGTGATGCCACCAGGTTCAATCCTTAGCAAAACCGGCGGCATTTATCAGATTTTTACGCCTTTTAAGAAAACCTGGTTGGCGCGTTTGCGTGAAGCGGGTGTGCGCTGCTTCCCTAAGCCTAAAGCTTTAGTAGAAACAACGCTGCAGTTGCCACAATTGCCTTTAATGAAACAAGGGGATGGCAGTTCGCTGGCTTATGCTGTGGATGAACTGCATGTACTGGAACAGATGCGGCAGTTCTGTCGGGATAAAGCAGCGTATTATCAAACAGAACGCGACTTTCCGGCGGTGGATGGAACATCTTCTTTATCGGCTTATCTTGCGATAGGCGTTATTTCAGCGCAGCAGTGCATAAGCCGTTTGCAATTGGAAGCTGCGAATGACTGGGACAGAGAAAAATCCGGCGCTGAAGTCTGGTTATCTGAGCTGGTATGGCGGGATTTTTATCATCATATTTTAATGGCCTTTCCGGATCTGATTAAACACAAAGCCTTCCAAAAAGATACGGACGCTATTGTCTGGCCGAATAATCAACAGCTGTTTCAGGCCTGGTGTGATGGACAAACCGGTTATCCAATAGTGGATGCTGCGATGCGCCAGCTGAATCAAACCGGCTGGATGCACAACAGATTACGTATGATAGTGGCGAGTTTCCTGGTGAAAGATTTACATATCGACTGGCGCTGGGGTGAACAGTATTTCATGTCGAAGCTGATTGATGGCGACTTCGCCGCTAACAATGGGGGCTGGCAATGGGCTGCATCAACAGGCACGGATGCTGCGCCTTATTTCCGTATTTTTAATCCAGTCACTCAAAGTGAACGTTTTGACCCGGATGGCGTATTTATAAAACGTATGCTGCCGGAACTTGCTGACGTGCCCAAAAAACAGATCCACTGGCCCCATCCTTTGCCGATGTGGAGTGACTATGTCAAACCTGTTGTGGATCACAGTAAAGCACGGCTGAAAACCTTAGAGTTGTTCCACACTGTTAAAAAACCGCAGGATGTACTGGATAATGAATGAAAATAACGCGACAGAACGGCTGGAACGTTTTTTAGATTTTTACAATAACTTAAGCCAGAACAACTTAGGTTCATTGCCTGAACTCTATGCCTGCAATGTGGAGTTTATTGACCCTGTGCATCATATGCTGGGGCTGGAGCAGTTGCAGCAGTATTTCTCTCACGCTTACGCACGTTTAAGCAGTTGCCACTTTGTTGCTACCTCAAAAATTGCCAATCAGGATCAAGGCTGCCTGAGTTGGGTGATGACTTTTACTCATGAAGCCATAGGCAATGGCAAGGCGATTTCTGTGCATGGTTGCTCCGTCGTGCACTGGAATAGTGACGGAAAAATTGCCTACCACAGAGATTATTACGATTTAAATGAAATGGTGCTGGAGCATATTCCGCTGCTGGGTTGGGTCACTAAAAAAATTAAACAAAAAATGGCTAAGGAAGGGTAGAAATGAAAATTGCAGTAGTAGGCGGCGGTATTTCCGGCATGATTAGCTGGTATTTGTTGCAGCGCCAGCATGATGTCACTTTATTTGAAGCGGGCTCTTACCTTGGTGGCCACACGGCGACAGTAGATGTGAATGTGGAAGGTAAAGAGTACGCTATAGATACGGGCTTTATTGTATTTAATAACTGGACTTATCCACTCTTTAATAAGTTTTTAGACGAGCTTAAGGTGGAGTCACAGCATACCCAAATGAGTTTTTCGGTGAAAAAAGCCGATACAGGGCTGGAATACAATGGCCACACTCTGGCGACTTTATTTGCCCAGCGCCGCAACCTGTTTCGCCCTTCGTTCTGGCGTATGCTGCTGGATATTGTCAAATTTAATAAACTGGGTAAGGAGTTGCTGGAGCAAAACCATCCGGATCTGGATTTACTGATAGATGAGTTTCTGGCCAAACATAATTTAGGCCTCGAGCTTCGCAATGACTACTTATTGCCTATGGGGGCCGCTATTTGGTCCTCTGGTCTTGCCGATATGCCTTCTTTTCCTCTGCGTTTTTTCCTGCAGTTTTTCAAAAACCATGGCTTGCTAAATGTAGCGGATCGGCCGCAGTGGTCGGTGATTAAAGGCGGCTCAAGAGAATACGTGCGCGCTTTATTAAATACACTGAATCCTGCACAGGTAAAACTCAATAGTCCTGTAAAATCTGTAACACGTGATACAGAGGGGGTCACTCTGGAATTTACCGATGGCCGTAGTGAGTCTTTTGATCAGGTGGTCTTTGCCTGCCATAGCGATCAGGCGTTGGCCTTATTAAAAGACCCTAGCGAAGCAGAGCGACAAATTCTGGGCGGCATCGCTTATCAGAAAAACGAAGTGATATTACATACCGACCAGCGCATTTTACCTAAACGTAAAGCAGCATGGGCGGCATGGAACTACCATCTGACCAATGCTGCATCCAGTCATGCGACTTTGAGTTACAACATGAATATTTTGCAGGGTATAGAAGCCCCTGTCACTTTTGTGGTGACACTGAATCACGGCCATGCCATTGATCAGAGTCGAATTTTAAAACGTTTTCAGTACGACCATCCGGTATTTAATCACTGCACTATTGCTGCGCAGCAACGCCGCAGTGAAATTAATGGCGTGAATAACAGCTGGTTTTGTGGTGCCTACTGGTATAACGGTTTCCATGAAGATGGGGTGCGTAGTGCTGTGGATATAGCCAGAGCCATGGGAGTGGAATGTTGATCCCATCAGGTCATGCGATATTAACGGGTGAAGTAGGGCATAAACGATACTTACCCAAAGTGCATGGTTTTGACTATCAGGTGCATTACTTCTGGCTTGACCTGGACGAGCTGGACCGTATACCGGCAAAAGGCTGGTTATGGTCAAAAGCGCGTTTTGCGGCTTGTAGTTACCGCCGCTCTGATTATTTGCCAGGTGCAGAAAATTTAACTCAGGCCGTCAGGCAAAAACTGTTGGATTTAGGTTTTGACACTGCTGTGGCTAAAGTCTGCATGATGAGCCCGCTGGCAAACTGGGGTTATTACTTCAGCCCTCTGACTTTGTATTACTGCTTTGATGAGACAAAACAACTGATTGCGTTAGTGGCTGAAGTCAGCAATACACCGTGGAATGAACGGCACTATTATCTGGTGCCAGTGGATAGCGCGGAAAAATCGCATTACCAACACGACAAAGCTTTTCATGTGTCGCCTTTTAATCCGATGGATATGCAATACCACTGGACTGTTGTGGCAAATTCAGCTCAACTGGAATTAGCAATTACTAATTTTAAAGCACAACAGAAGGTATTCAGCGCCTGGTTTCATTTGGTCAGTAAGCCATTTAGTCTACGCGAGCTGAAAAGTTTACTGATCCGCCGTCCATGGCAAAACGTACAAGTGATGACACGAATTTATTGGCATGCAATAAAACTGCTGGTCAAAGCAGTGCCTGTGTATGGCCACCCTAAGTCAAAGGAAACACCAAGATGACGGTTTTGATCACCGAACAATGTCCTTTTCAAAATTTACGCTGGTTTGATAAAACCTGTCGCAAACTGGTGCTGAACCATTTAAGTCAGTTGCATTATGGCGCCATTTTATTAGTTGAAGGTCAGGAAAAAACGCTGCTGGGCGATGCAAAGGGCGAGTTGCAATGTACGCTGACCGTATTGGATCCGGATTTTTATCAAAAAATGATGTTCGCAGGCTCAGTAGGTGCGGGTGAGTCTTATATTCTCGGTCAGTGGCGCTGCGATAATTTAACAGTGCTGGTGCAGTTGCTCGCCCGTAACTCATCGCTGCTGGATAAGCTGGAGTCGGCATGGGCGCGTTTAAGTAAACCTGCGCTAAAACTGCTGGACTGGCGTAATCGCAATACCAAAGAGCAATCACGCAAAAACATTTCTGCGCATTACGATTTAGGTAATGCCATGTATCAGTTGTTTTTAGATCCAAGCATGATGTATTCCAGCGCAGTGTATGAAACGGACAGCTGCACGCTGGAACAGGCGCAGTTGAATAAACTTAAATCTATTTGCGATAAGCTGCAGTTAAAACCAACAGATCATCTGATAGAAATTGGTACAGGCTGGGGCAGCATGGCGATATTTGCCGCCCGTAATTACGGCTGTCAGGTGACTACAACCACTATTTCGCGTGAACAACACGACTATGCGGCAGAAAAAATCCGTGAAGCAGGGCTGGAGTCACAAATCACTTTGTTATTTCAGGATTACCGCGATTTAACAGGGACTTATGACAAGCTTGTCTCTATAGAGATGATAGAAGCCGTCGGTGATGAGTTCTTAGATCAATACTTTGCGAAATGCTCAAGTTTACTCAAAGAAGATGGGTTGATGGTATTGCAGGCTATTACCATTGCCGATCAACGTTACAGTCACTATGTCAAAGAAGTCGACTTTATAAAGCGTTACATCTTTCCTGGTGGTTGCTTGCCTTCGATTCAACGCATGAGTAATGCAGTGGCTGATTACACTGATTTAGTGTTACGTCAGGTGCAGGATATAGGCCTGGATTACGCCCGCACCTTGCAGGATTGGTGTCATAACTTTATGGCGTCACGGGATAAACTGCATCAGTTGGGTTATGACGATCAGTTTATCCGGCTTTGGCATTTTTACTTGTGTTACTGCGAAGGTGGCTTTTTGGAAAGAGCGACCAGTGCAGTGCATTTAGTGTTCACCAAACCTATGAACAGGAACAAAATTTAACTTTTCGTTGCTTAATAAAGCACGGTCGTTTATAACTTTCTACGGATTAATGTAGTAGAGTCTGTATGACGACCGTGATCACTTCCCAGCCTCAAACTGATATCAGTGTCCTTCACGCTCAACTCCAGCAGTTACAGCAAGAAAATGCCAGACTAAGCTTAATTAATCAGTTTGCCATTGATCTGCATGAGTTGACGGGCGCGGATGACATTCTTAATTATGCTGCGAAACATGTCGTGGCAGGCTTAGGTTTTGTCGATTGTGCCATTTTTATACTGGCTACCGATGGCGAGACGCTGGTGCGTAAAGCTGGTACCGGTACTCGTGATTTACCCTCTCATTTAGGCATTTCTGAGCTGAAAGTAGGGGATGGTCTGGTCGGCTACGCTGCCAGTATCAAACAATCTGTATTGGTCTCTGATACCAGAGATGATCCCCATTATATGGCTGATTTAGTGCCGAGTTTATCTGAACTCGTTGTGCCTATTATGGATGGAGAAGACCTGCTGGGAGTGCTTGACTGTGAGCACTCGCAAATTAACTATTTCAGTGTTGAGCATCAGCAAATTCTGGAAGTAGTAGCCTCTATTCTGGCCAGCAAACTTCGAAAGTCGCAGATGCTGGACACTCTGGAATCATCGGTCAGTAAACTTGAATACGCTGAGCGATTACAAAAAGCCTTGTACGAAATTGCCTCTTTCTCCTATTTTGCCAACGACTTCTCCAGCTTTTACAAGCGACTCCATCAAATTGTTAACTCGCTGATTTATGCGCCGAATTTCTTTATTGCTTTGTTTGATGATGAAACTCAAACCTTACAGTTCCCTTATTTTGCTGACACTGAAGATGAAATAGACCCTAATCAGGTGTATGGCTCTGACGTACTGGAACACAGTCTGACAGGACATGTGTTTCGCTCTAAACAGCCGCTGCTGATTTGTCGTCAGCAAATGGCCGATTTTGACCGTGAACACAAAGTCCGCACTTATGGCTCTGAACCTGAATCCTGGCTTGGTGTGCCTTTCCAGTCCAGTGATACAGTACGTGGTGTGGTGGTGGTGCAAAGTTATGTCGCCAACATTCAGTACAGTGAGCGTGACCTTGAGCTGATGATCTTTGTCTCCCAGCATATCTCCAATGCTCTGGAACGGGTGTTTTCCGAAAAACGTTTGCAACATCAGGCATTGCATGATGCTCTGACTGCTTTGCCAAACCGCAGTTTATTGATGGACCGTATTGGCCAAGCCTTTAAGCGTATGCAACGTTTTCCTGCTAATCATCTAGCCGTGATGTATTTAGATTTGGACCGCTTTAAAACAGTGAATGATACCTTGGGCCATCAGGTCGGCGACGCCTTTCTTATTCAGGTAGGGCGGGTCCTAAAGCTTTGTATGCGTCAGACCGATACGCTAGCCCGTCTGGGCGGCGATGAGTTCGCAGTGGTGCTTGAAGATGTCGCCAGCCTTGCTGATGTGACGGATGTGGCACAACGAATTATTCAGGCGCTACAGCAGCCCTTACTGGTCGGTGAACATATGTTGTTGACTTCCTGCAGTATTGGCATAGCGCTGGCAAGTTCTGAGGATCAATTGCAGTCGGCTGATGAGCTTATTCGTCGCGCTGATATCGCTATGTATCAGGCCAAACAAGATGGGCGCGGAGTCTACCGAATTTATTCCTCTGATATGAAAGTGGAGGAGAGTCAGGAGTTCAGATTAGGTCTGGAAATCAAAGCCGCTTTGGCAAAACAGCATTTTATGCTGCATTATCAGCCTATTATCAGTTTGGATACGGACGATACCATAGGTTTTGAAGCGCTTATCCGCTGGACTCATCAAAGCCGTGGCGCTATCACACCAGATGAGTTTATTCCTTATGCTGAGAAAAATGGCCTGATAGGTTTGATTGACCACTATGTCTTGCGACAGAGCATTGAGCAGATCAGGCTGTGGCGGCAAAATTACGCTATGCCATTTTATGTCAGTGTCAATGTGTCAGGTCTGGCATTTTCTGAACCTGACTTTGCTGCCGCTGTGATCCAGAAACTGGCTGAAGCGGATGTACCAGCCCGTTATCTGGCGATTGAGATCACAGAGCGAGCGTTGATTGAAAATATTGAGCAAGCGCGTTTGTGCTTAAAGCAGCTGCGCCAGCATGGAGTGAAGGTGCTGCTGGATGACTTTGGTACAGGCTATTCCAGTTTAAGCTACCTGAACGAATTTAAGCTGGATGTGCTGAAAATCGACCGCTCTTTTATTGCCAATATGAAACCCCGTATTCAGGACAATCCTGTAGTCAATACGGTGATAGCTCTGGCAAAAACGCTGAATTTAAAGGTAGTGGCAGAAGGGGTTGAAACCAGTTTACAGCGGCAGTTATTAAAAGAATTGGGCTGTGACGCCGGGCAGGGTTATTGGTTTGCTAAGGCTCTTCCAGCGAGCGATGCCATCAAATGGCTACGTTGACTGTAC of Rheinheimera sp. MM224 contains these proteins:
- a CDS encoding nuclear transport factor 2 family protein, translated to MNENNATERLERFLDFYNNLSQNNLGSLPELYACNVEFIDPVHHMLGLEQLQQYFSHAYARLSSCHFVATSKIANQDQGCLSWVMTFTHEAIGNGKAISVHGCSVVHWNSDGKIAYHRDYYDLNEMVLEHIPLLGWVTKKIKQKMAKEG
- a CDS encoding DUF1365 domain-containing protein; amino-acid sequence: MLIPSGHAILTGEVGHKRYLPKVHGFDYQVHYFWLDLDELDRIPAKGWLWSKARFAACSYRRSDYLPGAENLTQAVRQKLLDLGFDTAVAKVCMMSPLANWGYYFSPLTLYYCFDETKQLIALVAEVSNTPWNERHYYLVPVDSAEKSHYQHDKAFHVSPFNPMDMQYHWTVVANSAQLELAITNFKAQQKVFSAWFHLVSKPFSLRELKSLLIRRPWQNVQVMTRIYWHAIKLLVKAVPVYGHPKSKETPR
- a CDS encoding NAD(P)/FAD-dependent oxidoreductase; its protein translation is MKIAVVGGGISGMISWYLLQRQHDVTLFEAGSYLGGHTATVDVNVEGKEYAIDTGFIVFNNWTYPLFNKFLDELKVESQHTQMSFSVKKADTGLEYNGHTLATLFAQRRNLFRPSFWRMLLDIVKFNKLGKELLEQNHPDLDLLIDEFLAKHNLGLELRNDYLLPMGAAIWSSGLADMPSFPLRFFLQFFKNHGLLNVADRPQWSVIKGGSREYVRALLNTLNPAQVKLNSPVKSVTRDTEGVTLEFTDGRSESFDQVVFACHSDQALALLKDPSEAERQILGGIAYQKNEVILHTDQRILPKRKAAWAAWNYHLTNAASSHATLSYNMNILQGIEAPVTFVVTLNHGHAIDQSRILKRFQYDHPVFNHCTIAAQQRRSEINGVNNSWFCGAYWYNGFHEDGVRSAVDIARAMGVEC
- a CDS encoding EAL domain-containing protein, yielding MTTVITSQPQTDISVLHAQLQQLQQENARLSLINQFAIDLHELTGADDILNYAAKHVVAGLGFVDCAIFILATDGETLVRKAGTGTRDLPSHLGISELKVGDGLVGYAASIKQSVLVSDTRDDPHYMADLVPSLSELVVPIMDGEDLLGVLDCEHSQINYFSVEHQQILEVVASILASKLRKSQMLDTLESSVSKLEYAERLQKALYEIASFSYFANDFSSFYKRLHQIVNSLIYAPNFFIALFDDETQTLQFPYFADTEDEIDPNQVYGSDVLEHSLTGHVFRSKQPLLICRQQMADFDREHKVRTYGSEPESWLGVPFQSSDTVRGVVVVQSYVANIQYSERDLELMIFVSQHISNALERVFSEKRLQHQALHDALTALPNRSLLMDRIGQAFKRMQRFPANHLAVMYLDLDRFKTVNDTLGHQVGDAFLIQVGRVLKLCMRQTDTLARLGGDEFAVVLEDVASLADVTDVAQRIIQALQQPLLVGEHMLLTSCSIGIALASSEDQLQSADELIRRADIAMYQAKQDGRGVYRIYSSDMKVEESQEFRLGLEIKAALAKQHFMLHYQPIISLDTDDTIGFEALIRWTHQSRGAITPDEFIPYAEKNGLIGLIDHYVLRQSIEQIRLWRQNYAMPFYVSVNVSGLAFSEPDFAAAVIQKLAEADVPARYLAIEITERALIENIEQARLCLKQLRQHGVKVLLDDFGTGYSSLSYLNEFKLDVLKIDRSFIANMKPRIQDNPVVNTVIALAKTLNLKVVAEGVETSLQRQLLKELGCDAGQGYWFAKALPASDAIKWLR
- the phrB gene encoding deoxyribodipyrimidine photo-lyase; this encodes MSNTAFSLVWLRNDLRVYDNQALLEACQSGLPVVALFIATPDSWQQHFMAPIKQDFIRRRVQQLQTELAALNIPLLAIEGSHYSSIPELMQQLIDAGAEALYGHTEYELRECVRDRKVSDTFANAGKACFWFDRKAVMPPGSILSKTGGIYQIFTPFKKTWLARLREAGVRCFPKPKALVETTLQLPQLPLMKQGDGSSLAYAVDELHVLEQMRQFCRDKAAYYQTERDFPAVDGTSSLSAYLAIGVISAQQCISRLQLEAANDWDREKSGAEVWLSELVWRDFYHHILMAFPDLIKHKAFQKDTDAIVWPNNQQLFQAWCDGQTGYPIVDAAMRQLNQTGWMHNRLRMIVASFLVKDLHIDWRWGEQYFMSKLIDGDFAANNGGWQWAASTGTDAAPYFRIFNPVTQSERFDPDGVFIKRMLPELADVPKKQIHWPHPLPMWSDYVKPVVDHSKARLKTLELFHTVKKPQDVLDNE
- a CDS encoding SAM-dependent methyltransferase, producing MTVLITEQCPFQNLRWFDKTCRKLVLNHLSQLHYGAILLVEGQEKTLLGDAKGELQCTLTVLDPDFYQKMMFAGSVGAGESYILGQWRCDNLTVLVQLLARNSSLLDKLESAWARLSKPALKLLDWRNRNTKEQSRKNISAHYDLGNAMYQLFLDPSMMYSSAVYETDSCTLEQAQLNKLKSICDKLQLKPTDHLIEIGTGWGSMAIFAARNYGCQVTTTTISREQHDYAAEKIREAGLESQITLLFQDYRDLTGTYDKLVSIEMIEAVGDEFLDQYFAKCSSLLKEDGLMVLQAITIADQRYSHYVKEVDFIKRYIFPGGCLPSIQRMSNAVADYTDLVLRQVQDIGLDYARTLQDWCHNFMASRDKLHQLGYDDQFIRLWHFYLCYCEGGFLERATSAVHLVFTKPMNRNKI